In Eleginops maclovinus isolate JMC-PN-2008 ecotype Puerto Natales chromosome 19, JC_Emac_rtc_rv5, whole genome shotgun sequence, the sequence TAAATGAGATTTTTGTTCCGATCATTAGAAAATCTAATTAAGCAACACGTGAGACTCTTACTAAGAAACCAACACACCAGGATACAGCAGGGgacacattttaatacaaaaacacacaagtattccttacaaaaacagaagaaagagtTTGAAATCAAAGAGAGGTGACGGATAACATGATGTGTCCTGACAGGTCACCCTGTAAAGCAGAGTGGAATTAAAGTGTCCTCTGAAGTCACTACAAATATTACGCTGATGATACGGTAAACCGACACTGATGCTGGCGTCAGCTCATCAGCAGAAAGACTCATCCTTAGTGAATCCTGCTAAACGCATGCTGACATCAGGCACTCAACCCAGGTTTGTTTCACATGCACAGGAGTAGAGTGGTTCTGGCACTGAGAGAAGCTGCTCTGGGTTCCGGTTCGTTCTGAGCCTGATAAACTGAGCAGAGGATCTGGCAAATATGTTGAGGAAACACAGATACTTCTGAGCTGTGGTTTCAGTTAGTGCTGTGTGATGTTACATTTCCATATTCTTAGTTCTTCTCACTGCAGCCTCGCTCTCTTCTCTGGGGGGGGTTTGCTGGGTGGAGCGGGGGTGGAGGACTTGGTGGCTGGTTCTCTCTCCTCTTGTTTAACAGCCTCTGCCGGAGGTTCAGGCTCCTTCTTCACCTCAACTGCAAAACAAGAGCATGAAATAATTAGAGGAAACTCGTGGATTAGTGGTTGTTCTTTAGGGATAAAGGCCAAGAAATAGGGATTAAagctgaataaataaacactcgTATGCAGCCACCACTGGAATCTAATTCTTATTTGACACTGGCTTGAAACAGAATGAATAGACATGCATTGAAAAGTTGTTCagtattttattgttaatatataatataccaTTTAATTTTACGCACTGATGTCCACAGACTGATTACttattatgtttctttgtgaTCTGACTATAAAGCAAATGTTTGGAAGTTTTTACCTGGAATGGGCTTCTCACCAGGCTTAGGCTGAAATCACAGGGGGGGAACAGTATTACTTAAGATGAAATAAGTTGTTTTAAAAGacaattgaaatgaaaaatcaGAGGAGATTTAACAAGAATAACAGTTTTGAGTCGGTGTAAGGTACCTGGTAGAAAGTGGGGGGAAACTTGGACCTGAGGTCCAGCAGCAGCGTGTCCACACGATGCCTCTGGAACAGAGAGCTggcttcctccttcttcttaGTCTTgggtttatttttctctgtaggAAAGAGTTTTTCCAAGAGTCAACATAAATAACCTTCTATTATAAAGATTAATACGACAGCTCTGGATCTTGAAGACTTCTCTATCCGTTGTTTTTAATAGATGTGGTTTCAAAGAGCAGCTATTTCACTACATTTAAACTTAACTAACTGTCAAACCGAACCTCTCTCCTCCTGATCCTTGAAGTGCCACCAGTATCCTTTGGACGGATGATAGCGGCAGTAAGACATGGCCTCATCAAACGCAGACTGGATTCCATGGACAGCAGAGAGCTGAGACAGAAGGGGTTTAATGTTACATGAGTTACATGTTATTGTAATCCATCATCAACAGCTTTTAGAATACTCAGTCCTCACCGCTCTGGAGCTGATGACTGTTCCCAGGTCGGGGGCCTGATACACCACTCCGGCTATGATGTAGTAATCGGCCAAGGGATTCTCTGGAGGACGGAAACACATtgataatatgaataataacaacactgGAGGAGGCAATATTATCCCCACAGATGCTCCTATGCTAAACCGTGTTTGTGTTACCATGGTTCTGTGACAGCTACGGCTATAAGCTCATTAAATCACAATACTGGAATAAGAAGTAAAGGAAATATAATATGCGTCTGGATAATGACAGTGGAGGACACCTGTGGTCAGCTGCTTCAGTAATACTCAGATCTATCGGGTAATTTCCtcttaattaaataaacattacgATTAAAACGTTTTATATTTCTCTTACATCTTTTCaaagttttgtttgttgttgtatttactTAGTGCTTTTCAGGGCGATACTTGCTtctatttataattatttaactATGTTAATGTTAGGCACAAACTTAGCGAAGCAAAGTCTATTTACGTGAAACTATGTTGCCAAACAATTCTGGTTCTGATCCTTTTATACAGGCTCTTTGTTCTCGGACAGACCATCCTAATGTAGCACTCGGATGCTGCGCCTCTCACCTACTGTTGGTGACTGCCTGTGCTGTTTCCGGATGATATAAAGGATTGGTTCCTGAGCGTGAAGAAGAATGTACTCCACCCCCACCATCTGACTGaaacaagacagaaacaaatgtttgcttttagtTTGGAGAAGGTCACTCAGTACAACCAAGTGCTGCTCTGTTCTGGAAATCTATTCCTGACctttaaaaccaaacaacatcctctgtgtgtttcttattGGATTATACTCGGCATGATAATTAATGTGCATGCATCTTACAATACACAAGTCCTTGTACTGATTCAAGTTAGCTCAGTGTGCCAGAGGAACTTACTTCAGGTGTTCCAGAGTGAGACGCTGCATCTTCACCATTTCATTGTTACAGGTGCGGTCATAGAAGGGGTTGCTCCTCTCAGAGAAATAGTCCAGAACATTTCCAGGGTTAAGAATCGGCACCCAGCCGCTGTCCACCCAGGAAATCCCCAGGAGGTTGTCTGCaaattgaaaaaacacatttaagcaCTTTGACGATTAATCCACTATTAAAACTGATGGCAATTATTTTTCTGCCAATAAATTATAACACAAGTTATCATTGTTCTGCTTTAATCTTAATAACaaagacatttgttttgtgaataTTTCTTCttgcatttgatattttatatatatttatatattaattatttaatatgtattaatattcCTCACCTTGcacacttactgtacatttaaaatcctgctttatattttgtttttgtttacatttttctgtacattttttgtcccaattgaatattttttactttctttttaaatgcttttttaaatgtaattttgttgTGATTACATGACCTTGTTTTAgggctgctgcaacgaaaacacTTCCtgaattgggatcaataaagtaattctatctatccatccatctatgttttattttctttgttggttAAAATTATGCCAGTTTTATACAAgtataaagttaaaataaaccaaataacaAATAgtatgaaatgtattatctAATAAAGAAAGGATATAGATAAGAGGGGATTTTCATTCATCCTCCTCAGCACATGTCACTGGtcagacgcttttatccaaagcgactaacatacattcaatactgtgggcaatccccacaggagcattTTGTTGTGAAGtttcttgcccagggacacagccacatgctgactgcagcGGGGGGGTCAACGTAGAATTAAACCACTGACCCACATCTTTGAACATCAgtcattttcacaaacaaaatctCTAGGGTTATTCATGGCAGTGGTAGCGTTAGTGAACAGAATCAAACCGTAATGTTAGAcaaatcagtttttaaaatgttctaccAACACCACTGCGGGAATTTATATTAATACGGTTCGGTTTGTTGCTTTAATACTCAGCCAGCAGTAGCTAAATTAGCCGAAATGCTAATAAAAGCATACGAGGAGATGCTAACCGTTGCCACCGTTAGCATGTAGCATTAACAAAGACCTGCGAaataacaggaaataaacacagcagcttttattcagtgtttaaataaaacacattcattactAATTTATTAAATAGGGCACTAGCaggaaagaaaagcatttaACTAACGTTATAATTAATAATCAACTTGAAATGTAGCATCGCTCTTTACCTCTGAAATCCACCGACGCCATGATGTAAACAACAGTCTCACAAAGAGGACGTCATCAGAGTACATCCAATCGCAGCATGATGACGTAGCACGATCTTATAATTAGTTCAAATGGaataaaaggcaataataaagcgtttgaaatgcattttaataaaagaagaaaaggtgcATAAAAGGAAACAGTgctgattttattttagctttattgTTTCATTACGTAATGATGTTTTATAAACCTCCAAAGCCACATGCTAACTCTAAAAATAGcatcattaatcaaaatgaGAATACAATATACATATTGTGCACTGTAAATAATCACAGCATTAATATAAGTAAGACAAtgcataacaaatatatattcaaagatattaaaacatgcagaattagaatttaaatacaaaataataggaTTAAAAGGTGAGTTAAATAtccttttacaaaaaatataccAGAGATAATACAAGTAATCATAATAGGATTGAACACACAACTTCAGACAAATAACTGGGATACAAAATGCCATTTCAGGGActttaaacaaaatgtgataAGGATGTAGTATTGCACGATCCAATGCAACAGCTTTCAGGGTCACGGTTTTTATTTCTGATCAGCAGCATTTGCTCCAGAGAGAGACAAAATTCCGGAGACACACCCAGACAGCTGAGAGTTCACCACCCTGAGAGTGTGACAGGACAGATTTAAGCATGCtcaaccacagacacacagacacacagacacacagacacacacacacacacacacacacacacacacacacacacacacacacacacacacacacacacacacacacacacacacacacacacacacacacacacacacacacacacacacacacacacacacacacacagacacacacagtgttatTGTCACAAGTGAGAGGCTGTTTGTGTCTTAACATTAAAGGGGGACCAGCTTATCCATCACCTAGCTGTCTGCTCCCCTTTCAATAACACCATTACCCTGCAGAAACCCCGGTGTGATGACATCAGCCTGTCATTACTGTGTCCGGagtgcgcgcgcgcgcgcgtgtgtgtgtagagagagTCTGGAAGAGGCTGCAGGCTGCTGGGCGAGAGACGACATGCTGGATGATCTTTATCTGATTCATCCGAGTGGAGATGACTGCATTCCTCCGATTTGAGATCATAGCGACAGACTGAGAGGAAGGAGGCTGACATGTTGTTATGCTCAAATAAAGCAGCTTTTATGACAGAAAGAAATCAGATAAATGAGGCTTTTCATACATTCTGCAATTTGAACAGTCTTTTATTTGGCTATAATTAAGAAATAATGCAAGAACATGCGTTAAGGTGGAAAAACGTGATTTAAAACCTAGAAATAAAGAGAATGTGTTCCTTATGGATGAGATGGGTTATGTTTTATCCTTAAAGGGACATTCCAATGCCATATGTAGAGGCTCCTGTTGACACACATCACATGATATTACCATATTTTGTCGAATTTAGCTCAAAAAATATGTAATCTGCTAATAAATACTCTTATGTGGTTTTGATAAAGAggtttaataaatacatgatgaaaataaatcagaccCCAAATAAAGAACACATTCAAAGCTTGTCGTTGACATGAAACCGTGCATatagcaaacaaacaaataatgaagTTATCTCCAAATAAACTGATAATGCAATCACAGgctgtcctcctcttcctgctggaGGACCCCCATGGGACCACTGGCCTTGTGTTTATCCACCAATCGGCGCGCAGGAGAGGAAGAACCGGAGCAGCCGCCGCGCGCAGGGTTTACGCGCAGAGGAGACGTAAAGCTGCGACACGACCGAGAGGATGCAGTGGATTTAAAACCTTAACCATCCCTGCTAATTTACAGCCGGACGAAAGAGGAGATATCCTAAAGAGAAATACCGAGGACAAGATGAGTGTGATGAAGGCCGGACACACGGACGGTGGATCCCCGAGGCAGTGCGCTCAGCCTCCAAGCCGGAGCAAAGATGCCCggatccagcagcagcagcagcagcagcagctccagaggCACCATGGAGGCTCCATGCTCAAACAGCCATCCCTCAATGAACCGGGGGACGTGGTGAGGCGGGCGCTGGACTTCAAGAGCCAGGGAACCCAGTGCTACAAGGATAAGAAGTACCGGGAGGCGATCGGGAAGTACCACCGCGCTCTGCTGGAGATCAAGGGGCTCTGCAGGGTGCTGGGAGACCCGGAGACCAAGACCCTGTCCCCCCTGCTGCCCACCCTCAGCAAGCCCAGCTCCCTGACGGATGAGCAGAAGGGGGCCATGGAGAACGCGGAGCTGGAGTGCTACAACAGCCTGGCTGGTGAGAGACACGGtctatataatatattacatcacatcacattatattatatactatattaatgatattatactatattatattatattgtcaGATGTGCTTTATCAATTCAGTTCAATCCTTTATTGTCCATAGTGACAGTATTGCCAAAGCTATGTCCAATTACGATATACGTAAAATATTCCttaacatttgaacaaaagcaagaataacatgttttatttacaaggAAACCAATATTCGTattgaaaaatgaatacaaataataataataataaaagacattcttataaataaatgaacatcatacattagtaataaaataatagtatAAATAAAAACGGTGATATGTGTAACATGGTGTAGTCTGATTCTCTCATGATGAGGCAGGcagaaaaaactgtaaaatatttagttttttcattttctttttcaaataattgagGATCTCTCATGAATTGTCTCtggacattacattacatttagctgaggcttttatccaaagagagGTGACATGATGATACAAACTGAGAACAACAAGAAAATGCAGATATATTCCCTTCAAGTAAGCCACTGATATCCCTGATAATGTCAAATGCAATGCACATCaataaaaagatcaaacaaATATCAATACGATGTTTTTTACCAAAGTGttttatgtaagacaacagaacgATGTGACCTTCGAAAAGcagaaaccaagatatttaggatcaaaaatgATGTTAATTATAcaaaaacctgcctttcatgaagcatacTCAGCCTATACATCAACACTGTAcaggctgaaaataaaaaaagtcaaaattccgaaaaaaaatctgaattttgagaaataaaaaaaatgtcagatttttttattctgaatttTCCACAAGAGGccacataacaaaataaaacagatctaACAAatcagattcaggcagtagatTAAAgtgttagcctacagaacagctgacagaggagagaacatctgatcctttacaacacacacacacactattcctGCTAGTTATCCACAATTTCCCTGTTAC encodes:
- the med6 gene encoding mediator of RNA polymerase II transcription subunit 6, with protein sequence MASVDFRDNLLGISWVDSGWVPILNPGNVLDYFSERSNPFYDRTCNNEMVKMQRLTLEHLNQMVGVEYILLHAQEPILYIIRKQHRQSPTVENPLADYYIIAGVVYQAPDLGTVISSRALSAVHGIQSAFDEAMSYCRYHPSKGYWWHFKDQEEREKNKPKTKKKEEASSLFQRHRVDTLLLDLRSKFPPTFYQPKPGEKPIPVEVKKEPEPPAEAVKQEEREPATKSSTPAPPSKPPPEKRARLQ
- the LOC134881326 gene encoding tetratricopeptide repeat protein 9A; its protein translation is MSVMKAGHTDGGSPRQCAQPPSRSKDARIQQQQQQQQLQRHHGGSMLKQPSLNEPGDVVRRALDFKSQGTQCYKDKKYREAIGKYHRALLEIKGLCRVLGDPETKTLSPLLPTLSKPSSLTDEQKGAMENAELECYNSLAACLLQMELVNYERVKEYCLKVLYKEGKNFKALYRSGVAYYHLGDFQKALYYLKESHKQEPSDTNAIRYIQLTEMKIRRNAQREKKEALA